In one Streptomyces sp. T12 genomic region, the following are encoded:
- a CDS encoding amidohydrolase family protein, whose amino-acid sequence MDTETTFPLIISVDDHTVEPPTVWQDRLPKKYLDTGPRIVRAPLKEMTFLGGRFKPVMGRPGDDGPIGDWWVYEDLHRPITRLDTAVGYSRDEIKLEVITYEQMRPGSYDVPARLADMDVNHVQSALCFPTFPRFCGQTFTEAADHELGLLCVQAYNDWMVEEWCGPDAQGRLIPLTLIPLWDAELAAAEVRRNAARGVRAVAFSEIPPHLGLPSVHTDDWDPFLAACDETGTVVAMHIGSSSRMPSTSADAPPAVGSTITFANCCFSMVDWLMSGKFERFPNLKVMYAEGQIGWIPYILERADVVWEENRGWGGVADKVHRPPSELFADHVYGCFFDDAFGLRNLDAIGVGNVLYETDYPHSDSTWPKSREVGEAQMGHLDADVVERIVRGNAIELLGLTPQGLWAPGGGR is encoded by the coding sequence ATGGACACCGAGACGACGTTTCCCCTGATCATCTCCGTCGACGACCACACCGTGGAGCCGCCCACCGTCTGGCAGGACCGGCTCCCGAAGAAGTACCTCGACACCGGGCCGCGCATCGTCCGCGCGCCACTGAAGGAAATGACCTTCCTCGGCGGCCGGTTCAAGCCCGTCATGGGCCGGCCCGGCGACGACGGGCCCATCGGCGACTGGTGGGTGTACGAGGACCTGCACCGGCCGATCACCCGCCTCGACACGGCCGTCGGCTACAGCAGGGACGAGATCAAGCTGGAGGTCATCACCTACGAGCAGATGCGCCCGGGGTCCTACGACGTCCCCGCCCGCCTCGCCGACATGGACGTCAACCACGTCCAGTCCGCCCTCTGCTTCCCGACCTTCCCCCGCTTCTGCGGCCAGACCTTCACCGAGGCCGCGGACCATGAGCTGGGCCTGCTGTGCGTGCAGGCCTACAACGACTGGATGGTGGAGGAGTGGTGCGGGCCGGACGCCCAGGGGCGGCTCATCCCCCTCACCCTCATCCCGCTCTGGGACGCCGAACTGGCGGCAGCGGAAGTCCGCCGCAACGCCGCCCGCGGCGTCCGTGCCGTCGCCTTCTCCGAGATACCCCCGCACCTGGGCCTGCCCTCCGTCCACACCGACGACTGGGACCCCTTCCTCGCCGCCTGCGACGAGACCGGCACCGTCGTCGCCATGCACATCGGATCGTCGAGCCGTATGCCCTCCACCTCCGCCGACGCCCCGCCCGCCGTCGGCTCCACCATCACCTTCGCCAACTGCTGCTTCTCGATGGTCGACTGGCTGATGAGCGGCAAGTTCGAACGCTTCCCGAACCTCAAGGTCATGTACGCGGAGGGCCAGATCGGCTGGATCCCGTACATCCTGGAGCGCGCCGACGTCGTGTGGGAGGAGAACCGGGGCTGGGGCGGCGTCGCCGACAAGGTCCACCGCCCGCCGTCCGAACTGTTCGCCGACCACGTCTACGGCTGCTTCTTCGACGACGCCTTCGGGCTCAGGAACCTGGACGCGATCGGCGTCGGAAACGTCCTGTACGAGACCGACTACCCGCACTCCGACTCCACCTGGCCGAAGTCCCGCGAGGTCGGCGAGGCGCAGATGGGGCACCTGGACGCGGACGTCGTGGAGCGGATCGTGCGGGGCAACGCCATCGAGCTACTGGGACTGACGCCACAGGGGCTGTGGGCACCGGGAGGCGGCCGCTGA
- a CDS encoding glycosyltransferase family 2 protein: MALQDAQVTVVVIGYDDAAHVADAVRSALAQGPAVREVIAVDDCSTDGSGELLEGLAAEEPRLKVIRRPTNSGGCGTPRNDGLNAATSPYVMFLDSDDVLPLGAVDALLGAAVRHDTPVASGLALRKELPSGRETPWQPELYTRRTLVAHPARRVRLVRDTLCVNKLYSTAFLREHRISFPEGAFPYEDFVFGARVLAAGPRIAIVPEPVYLWHVRRSAARLSISLDRSDTANWQARIDADRLSYDILLSAGEKRLARATRARFLDHSLRMYARELHLRGADYRREWWTLTRAYLASFDESDLTAATTPGRIVARVVLAAEEPRDLDRLKEVAARPARLNPPYAHADDGSPVWSADLPQAELDHLLVRPVHRLPAAVDAELRPRVRGTVLRLRLHELYGRMAEGGPQTVEAEFAEREDGRVGFTATAPLTAHPESGTWSAEFPLDLAALGSGTWDLRLRLRFRDGTDRHTTAHALAGAGLLRRSALPSLRHGVLLAQPYATHSGALAVRLAPGLSGLTEVIRRRLKRLFR, from the coding sequence ATGGCTCTTCAGGACGCGCAGGTCACTGTCGTCGTCATCGGGTACGACGACGCCGCCCATGTGGCGGACGCGGTGCGCTCGGCGCTCGCGCAGGGGCCGGCCGTCCGTGAGGTGATCGCGGTCGACGACTGCTCGACGGACGGCAGCGGGGAGCTGCTGGAAGGGCTGGCCGCCGAGGAACCGCGCCTGAAGGTGATCCGGCGCCCGACCAACAGCGGCGGCTGCGGCACTCCGCGAAACGACGGGCTGAACGCCGCGACCTCGCCCTACGTGATGTTCCTGGACAGCGACGACGTGCTGCCGCTGGGTGCCGTCGACGCGCTGCTGGGCGCGGCCGTGCGGCACGACACCCCGGTCGCGTCCGGGCTGGCCCTGCGCAAGGAGCTGCCGTCCGGGCGCGAGACCCCCTGGCAGCCCGAGCTGTACACCCGGCGCACCCTGGTCGCCCACCCCGCCCGGCGGGTGCGCCTCGTCCGCGACACGCTCTGCGTCAACAAGCTCTACAGCACCGCCTTCCTGCGCGAGCACAGGATCAGCTTCCCCGAAGGAGCCTTCCCGTACGAGGACTTCGTTTTCGGCGCACGGGTGCTGGCCGCCGGGCCACGCATCGCGATCGTCCCGGAGCCGGTGTACCTCTGGCACGTGCGCCGATCGGCGGCCCGGCTGTCCATCTCCCTCGACCGCTCGGACACCGCCAACTGGCAGGCCCGGATCGACGCCGACCGGCTGTCGTACGACATCCTGCTGAGCGCCGGGGAGAAGCGGCTGGCGCGGGCGACGCGGGCGCGCTTCCTCGACCACTCGCTGCGGATGTACGCACGCGAGCTGCACCTGCGCGGCGCCGACTACCGGCGCGAGTGGTGGACCCTCACGCGCGCGTACCTGGCCTCCTTCGACGAGAGCGACCTCACGGCGGCGACCACGCCCGGCCGGATCGTCGCCCGGGTGGTGCTCGCCGCCGAGGAGCCGCGCGACCTGGACCGGCTCAAGGAAGTCGCGGCCCGCCCGGCACGGCTGAACCCGCCGTACGCGCACGCGGACGACGGCTCCCCGGTCTGGTCGGCGGACCTGCCCCAGGCGGAGTTGGACCACCTCCTCGTCCGCCCGGTGCACCGGCTGCCCGCCGCCGTCGACGCCGAACTGCGCCCACGCGTGCGTGGGACGGTGCTCCGGCTGCGCCTGCACGAGCTGTACGGACGGATGGCGGAGGGGGGTCCGCAGACCGTGGAGGCGGAGTTCGCGGAGCGGGAGGACGGGCGGGTGGGATTCACCGCCACGGCGCCCCTCACGGCCCACCCGGAGTCCGGCACCTGGTCGGCCGAGTTCCCCCTGGACCTGGCGGCGCTGGGCAGCGGCACCTGGGACCTCAGGCTGCGGCTGCGCTTCAGAGACGGCACTGACCGGCACACCACCGCCCACGCTCTCGCGGGCGCCGGACTGCTGCGCCGCAGCGCACTGCCGAGCCTGCGACACGGTGTGCTGCTGGCCCAGCCGTACGCCACCCACTCGGGGGCGCTCGCGGTGCGGCTCGCGCCCGGCTTGAGCGGACTGACCGAGGTCATACGCCGTCGCCTCAAACGCCTCTTTCGCTGA
- a CDS encoding glycosyltransferase: MPERDVFLVSNSVDEMGGVTSWSHQMARLFTERGHRVHVIGVTTPEDPHHLGELPYPTTRLYDGQPPAPGRAREASMREKAGVLTGLFRAARPGGVVIVTQVWAMEWVKLADTGGLTVIGMSHESFETSKRSSRFQRVLKHYRDVDRMLVLTREDADLWIGAGLNNASYLPNAVPWLPDVPSPRTEKAVISIGRLSDEKGVDMLLDTWSEVAPRHPGWVLKIYGSGEDEEILRKQCTALGLDDSVTWMGRTSDVPGALRGGSVFALSSRGEGFPLALMEAMAMGVPCTAFDCAPGVHEIVRDGEDGLLARPGNTGELARKLDLLMSDRELRDRMGEAARENIRRYGAQEIAGRWEALFGFLER, translated from the coding sequence ATGCCGGAGCGGGACGTCTTCCTGGTCTCCAACAGCGTGGACGAGATGGGCGGCGTGACCAGCTGGTCCCATCAGATGGCCCGGCTCTTCACCGAGCGCGGCCACCGCGTCCACGTCATCGGTGTCACCACCCCCGAGGACCCGCACCACCTCGGCGAACTCCCGTACCCCACCACCCGGTTGTACGACGGCCAGCCGCCGGCCCCCGGCCGGGCGCGAGAGGCGAGCATGCGGGAGAAGGCCGGCGTGCTGACGGGCCTCTTCCGCGCCGCGCGTCCCGGCGGGGTCGTCATCGTGACCCAGGTGTGGGCGATGGAGTGGGTGAAGCTCGCCGACACAGGCGGTCTGACCGTCATCGGGATGAGCCACGAGTCCTTCGAGACCTCGAAGCGGTCCTCGCGCTTCCAGCGGGTCCTCAAGCACTACCGGGACGTCGACCGCATGCTCGTCCTCACCCGCGAGGACGCCGACCTGTGGATCGGCGCGGGCCTCAACAACGCCTCGTATCTGCCGAACGCCGTGCCCTGGCTGCCGGACGTGCCCTCCCCGCGCACCGAGAAGGCCGTGATCAGCATCGGCCGGCTCAGCGACGAGAAGGGCGTCGACATGCTCCTCGACACCTGGTCCGAGGTGGCCCCCCGCCACCCCGGCTGGGTGCTGAAGATCTACGGCTCCGGGGAGGACGAGGAGATCCTCAGGAAGCAGTGCACCGCCCTGGGCCTCGACGACTCGGTGACGTGGATGGGCCGCACGAGCGACGTGCCGGGCGCGTTGCGGGGCGGCTCGGTGTTCGCGCTGTCCTCCAGGGGCGAGGGCTTCCCGCTCGCCCTCATGGAGGCCATGGCCATGGGCGTCCCCTGCACCGCCTTCGACTGCGCCCCCGGCGTCCACGAGATAGTCCGCGACGGCGAGGACGGCCTCCTCGCCAGGCCCGGCAACACGGGCGAACTGGCCCGCAAGCTGGACCTGTTGATGTCGGACCGCGAGCTGCGGGACCGGATGGGCGAGGCGGCGCGGGAGAACATACGGCGGTACGGGGCGCAGGAGATCGCCGGGCGGTGGGAAGCCCTGTTCGGCTTCCTGGAGAGGTAA
- a CDS encoding CDP-glycerol glycerophosphotransferase family protein, whose amino-acid sequence MNEVNVDVDQRPSVADVAMSVVVIVYNDEARLPTAVRSVLEQTLRGVEVVIVDDHSTDGSYEVARRLAAEHPDRVRAHRLPENSGGCGAPRNHGILKSRGAYVLFLDSDDVLERNACRNFLEAAETTGADLVSGLCVRVHVDSRHRKEVRWYPWLYARTRTLDSVSELPDLLVYDTLSTNKCYRRQFLVDSGLDFPVGIHYEDLLFSAQAYTAARRITLIPNRVYDWNVVEKADAKSISNRRAEIANFAHRMEMHRRVDRLLADQGLPELKFRKDVKFLKHDLVLHLRDLPFRDAAYRQEFAALARTYLASIDPAAYDEVEPIHAVCAYLLRMSDWDNLLPAVDTLTNRDKVSAPLAEREGRVYWCAEHIDEDPLARRILDVTELGYHARPVGKLFLRNELTEYRQEREQGKGGVVRLAGRVTNPLGVIPAGARLTAELEFYARRQGVRFQTFRFPVATVRHEGPHVSWEASANLSKGLRPLGIVDAVWDVRLHLDVDGERTTTRLTAAGPGLATGEVPVRPRLTRLVADRVEPQVSARGHLAFRLVPDKKANTLVTRGLQGPPGRLAKAGYRKAKTLRKKASSGDTKLRLYRDVFLRMPVHKRLVVFESHLGRQYSDSPRAIYEEMRRQGIDFEAVWSYTGKPQGFPKDATLVRRWSLPYLRALARAEYWVDNQSYPLKLTKRPGTTYIQTWHGSALKRMGFDEPGWKLKSRAEQAEQQRTLDRFDHFLIRSEHDVRTLAKAFRLPEKALLRVGYPRNDALVRAREAAERPPLAAELGIPSDKKVLLYAPTFRQQGGRRFALPFDVERFAETFGDEYVLLVRAHYLNHVVLPPSVRGRVIDVSDHHDVTPVLALADALITDYSSVMFDYALLDRPMLFFPYDYEEYVHEGRGTYFDLLERAPGPVVRTEDELHSVLGASPLEEQTVKYAAARERFVADFGEYDKGTAARRIVEEFFADWRKA is encoded by the coding sequence GCGACCCTCCGTAGCCGACGTCGCCATGTCCGTCGTCGTGATCGTCTACAACGACGAGGCCAGGCTGCCCACGGCCGTACGCTCGGTGCTGGAGCAGACACTGCGCGGCGTCGAGGTCGTGATCGTGGACGACCACAGCACGGACGGCTCGTACGAGGTGGCCCGCCGCCTCGCCGCCGAGCACCCCGACCGGGTGCGGGCGCACCGGCTCCCCGAGAACAGCGGCGGCTGCGGCGCGCCCCGCAACCACGGCATCCTGAAGAGCCGCGGCGCCTACGTCCTCTTCCTCGACAGCGACGACGTCCTGGAGCGCAACGCCTGCCGCAACTTCCTGGAGGCGGCCGAGACCACCGGCGCCGACCTGGTCTCCGGCCTCTGTGTCCGCGTCCACGTCGACTCGCGCCACCGCAAGGAGGTCAGGTGGTACCCGTGGCTGTACGCCCGCACCCGCACCCTCGACTCGGTCTCCGAGCTGCCTGACCTGCTGGTCTACGACACCCTGTCGACCAACAAGTGCTACCGCCGGCAGTTCCTGGTCGACAGCGGCCTGGACTTCCCCGTCGGCATCCACTACGAGGACCTGCTCTTCTCCGCCCAGGCGTACACCGCGGCCCGCCGCATCACGCTCATACCGAACCGGGTCTACGACTGGAACGTGGTCGAGAAGGCCGACGCCAAGTCGATCAGCAACCGCCGGGCCGAGATCGCCAACTTCGCGCACCGCATGGAGATGCACCGCCGGGTCGACCGACTGCTCGCCGACCAGGGCCTGCCCGAGCTGAAGTTCCGCAAGGACGTCAAGTTCCTCAAGCACGACCTGGTCCTGCACCTGCGCGACCTGCCCTTCCGGGACGCCGCCTACCGTCAGGAGTTCGCCGCTCTCGCCCGCACCTACCTGGCGTCGATCGACCCGGCCGCGTACGACGAGGTCGAGCCGATCCACGCGGTCTGCGCCTATCTGCTGCGGATGAGCGACTGGGACAACCTGCTGCCCGCCGTGGACACGCTCACCAACCGCGACAAGGTCTCCGCCCCGCTCGCCGAGCGCGAGGGGCGGGTCTACTGGTGCGCCGAGCACATCGACGAGGACCCCCTCGCCCGCCGGATCCTGGACGTCACCGAGCTCGGCTATCACGCCCGGCCGGTCGGGAAGCTGTTCCTGCGCAACGAACTGACCGAGTACCGGCAGGAGCGGGAGCAGGGCAAGGGCGGTGTCGTCCGGCTCGCGGGGCGCGTCACCAACCCCCTCGGGGTCATCCCGGCCGGTGCCCGGCTCACCGCCGAGCTGGAGTTCTACGCCCGCCGGCAGGGCGTACGCTTCCAGACCTTCCGCTTCCCGGTGGCGACGGTGCGGCACGAGGGCCCGCACGTGTCCTGGGAGGCCTCGGCGAACCTTTCGAAGGGCCTGCGCCCGCTCGGCATCGTGGACGCCGTCTGGGACGTACGCCTCCACCTGGACGTCGACGGCGAGCGTACGACGACCCGCCTGACCGCCGCCGGCCCCGGCCTCGCGACCGGCGAGGTGCCGGTGCGCCCCCGCCTGACCCGGCTGGTCGCCGACCGTGTCGAGCCTCAGGTCTCCGCCCGCGGCCACCTCGCCTTCCGCCTCGTCCCCGACAAGAAGGCGAACACCCTCGTCACCCGCGGACTGCAGGGCCCACCCGGCCGCCTCGCCAAGGCCGGCTACCGCAAGGCGAAGACCCTGCGCAAGAAAGCGTCCTCCGGGGACACCAAGCTCCGCCTCTACCGCGACGTCTTCCTGCGGATGCCGGTGCACAAGCGCCTGGTGGTCTTCGAGAGCCACCTGGGCCGGCAGTACAGCGACAGCCCCCGGGCGATCTACGAGGAGATGCGCCGGCAGGGGATCGACTTCGAGGCGGTGTGGTCGTACACGGGCAAGCCGCAGGGCTTCCCCAAGGACGCCACGCTGGTGCGCCGCTGGTCGCTGCCGTACCTGCGCGCGCTGGCCCGCGCCGAGTACTGGGTCGACAACCAGAGCTACCCGCTGAAGCTGACCAAGCGCCCCGGGACGACGTACATCCAGACCTGGCACGGCTCCGCGCTCAAGCGGATGGGCTTCGACGAACCCGGCTGGAAGCTCAAGTCCCGCGCCGAGCAGGCGGAACAGCAGCGCACCCTGGACCGTTTCGACCACTTCCTGATCCGCTCGGAGCACGACGTCCGCACCCTCGCCAAGGCCTTCCGGCTGCCGGAGAAGGCGCTGCTGCGCGTGGGCTACCCGCGCAACGACGCGCTCGTGCGGGCCCGCGAGGCCGCCGAACGGCCGCCGCTGGCCGCCGAGTTGGGCATCCCGTCGGACAAGAAGGTGCTGCTGTACGCCCCCACCTTCCGCCAGCAGGGCGGGCGCCGTTTCGCGCTGCCCTTCGACGTGGAGCGCTTCGCGGAGACGTTCGGCGACGAGTACGTCCTCCTCGTGCGCGCGCACTACCTCAACCACGTCGTCCTCCCGCCGTCCGTACGAGGCCGGGTCATCGACGTGTCGGACCACCACGACGTGACCCCCGTCCTCGCCCTCGCCGACGCCCTGATCACGGACTACTCGTCGGTGATGTTCGACTACGCCCTGCTGGACCGCCCGATGCTCTTCTTCCCGTACGACTACGAGGAGTACGTGCACGAGGGCCGCGGCACCTACTTCGACCTGCTGGAACGGGCACCGGGCCCGGTCGTCCGCACCGAGGACGAACTGCACTCCGTGCTGGGCGCTTCACCGCTGGAGGAGCAGACGGTCAAGTACGCGGCGGCGCGGGAGCGGTTCGTGGCCGACTTCGGCGAGTACGACAAGGGCACCGCCGCGCGGCGCATCGTCGAGGAGTTCTTCGCCGATTGGAGGAAAGCGTGA
- the galE gene encoding UDP-glucose 4-epimerase GalE, with translation MTWLITGGAGYIGAHVVRAMLDAGERAVVYDDLSTGIAERVPEGVPLVLGSTLDGERLGRVIRDQGITGVVHLAAKKQVGESVELPLYYYRENVEGLRILLSAVAEAEVASFVFSSSAAVYGMPDVDLVTEETPCEPMSPYGETKLAGEWLVRATGRATGLSTASLRYFNVAGAATPELADTGVFNLVPMVFEKLTEGAPPRIFGADYPTPDGTCVRDYIHVVDLAEAHVAAARRLHAAPGTDLTLNIGRGEGVSVREMIDRINALTGHALPPVVVDRRPGDPARVVASADRIAAELGWKARYGVADMISSAWAGWTAHHPVK, from the coding sequence ATGACCTGGCTGATCACCGGTGGCGCCGGCTACATCGGGGCGCACGTCGTGCGCGCGATGCTCGATGCGGGAGAACGAGCCGTCGTCTACGACGACTTGTCCACGGGGATCGCCGAACGGGTCCCCGAGGGCGTGCCGCTGGTCCTCGGCTCCACGCTGGACGGTGAGCGGCTCGGGCGCGTCATCCGGGACCAGGGCATCACCGGCGTCGTCCACCTCGCCGCGAAGAAGCAGGTCGGCGAGTCCGTCGAACTGCCGTTGTACTACTACCGGGAGAACGTCGAGGGCCTGCGCATCCTGCTGTCCGCCGTCGCCGAGGCCGAGGTCGCGTCGTTCGTGTTCTCCTCATCGGCCGCCGTCTACGGCATGCCGGATGTCGACCTCGTCACCGAGGAGACTCCGTGCGAGCCGATGAGCCCGTACGGCGAGACCAAGCTGGCCGGCGAGTGGCTCGTACGGGCCACGGGCCGGGCGACCGGTCTGTCGACGGCCTCGCTCCGCTACTTCAACGTGGCCGGCGCGGCGACCCCGGAACTGGCCGACACCGGCGTCTTCAACCTCGTCCCCATGGTGTTCGAGAAGCTCACCGAGGGCGCCCCGCCGCGGATCTTCGGCGCCGACTACCCGACCCCCGACGGGACGTGCGTGCGCGACTACATCCACGTCGTCGACCTGGCGGAGGCCCATGTGGCGGCCGCGCGGCGGCTGCACGCGGCACCGGGCACGGACCTCACCCTCAACATCGGGCGCGGGGAGGGCGTCTCGGTGCGCGAGATGATCGACCGGATCAACGCGCTCACCGGCCACGCCCTGCCCCCGGTGGTCGTGGACCGGCGGCCGGGCGACCCCGCCCGGGTCGTCGCCTCGGCCGACCGCATCGCGGCGGAACTGGGCTGGAAGGCGCGGTACGGGGTGGCGGACATGATCTCGTCGGCGTGGGCGGGCTGGACTGCGCACCACCCCGTGAAGTGA
- a CDS encoding BTAD domain-containing putative transcriptional regulator: MGGVPRVPEQRRPGSSADTAEPAEPAAALRFGLLGPVRAWRGEEQLPTGSPQQRALLAALLLREGRTATAAELIDALWGEEPPSQALAAVRTYASRLRKVLDPGVLVSESGGYAVRGLAEGALDLAVAQELATEGEKARNSGDLCQARKALGRALALWDGEVLAGVPGPYAEAQRVRLEEWRLQLLESRLDMDLEQGCHAEAVSELTALTAAHPLRERLRELLMLALYRSGRQAEALAVYADTRRLLADELGVDPRPGLKELQQRILQADPGLAAPSAPVAEPPTAPVRPAQLPATVPDFTGRSAFVSELSEVLASAEGRVMAVSAVAGIGGVGKTTLAVHVAHQARTAFPDGQLYVDLQGAGARAAEPETVLGSFLRALGTADSAIPDSLEERAALYRSVLDGRRVLVLLDNARDAAQVRPLLPGMEGCAALVTSRVRMVDLAGAHLVDLDVMSPEEALSLFTKIVGEERVASEREAALDVVAACGFLPLAIRIAASRLAARRTWTVSVLAAKLADERRRLDELQAGDLAVKATFELGYGALDATQARAFRLLGLADGPDISLAAAAAVLDLPVEETEDLLESLVDTSLLESAAPGRYRYHDLVRLYARACAERDEWPPSERDAALSRLLDFYLATAAGVYAIERPGDRLVDHLAATEYPGLTFEDRHHAQDWLYSEAVCLLACVRQSTAPHQLRRAVDLLWLAIDLTESGANSKEYEATAASMRAAAHAAGDQRAQARALVTLANGHHLSGSHFELADQEAADAVQLAEAAGDPLPRCWASNMLGIIALYQSRYEDGETHLTRAIESFRSCEDRPGEASALCNLSRIHLAMGHTDSAVSLAEQGTAMYDDMGHALKGANGRYALGLALTQSGQLDQAADRLGQALEVFQDSRQRLWEGMTLFRLAEVDLAALRPGQAAANAELALTVLRGIGGEWRRGNVLTVLGRALSGIGQTGRAQVCWQEALEIFEELKAPEAEEVRALLQPLTLA, encoded by the coding sequence ATGGGCGGGGTACCGCGAGTGCCGGAGCAGAGGCGTCCCGGCTCCTCGGCAGATACGGCGGAGCCGGCCGAGCCGGCGGCGGCGCTGCGCTTCGGCTTGCTCGGTCCGGTGCGCGCCTGGCGCGGCGAGGAGCAGCTCCCCACCGGGTCCCCCCAGCAACGCGCCCTGCTCGCGGCCCTGCTGCTGCGCGAGGGCCGTACGGCGACCGCGGCGGAGCTGATCGACGCCCTGTGGGGCGAGGAGCCGCCCTCGCAGGCGCTGGCCGCGGTACGGACGTACGCCTCCCGGCTGCGCAAGGTGCTGGACCCCGGGGTCCTGGTGAGCGAGTCGGGCGGCTACGCGGTGCGGGGCCTGGCCGAGGGCGCGCTGGACCTGGCGGTGGCGCAGGAGCTGGCCACGGAGGGGGAGAAGGCCAGGAACTCCGGGGATCTGTGCCAAGCGCGCAAGGCGCTGGGGCGGGCGCTGGCGCTGTGGGACGGGGAAGTGCTGGCGGGGGTCCCCGGGCCGTACGCGGAGGCTCAGCGGGTCCGCCTGGAGGAATGGCGGCTCCAGTTGCTGGAGTCCCGCCTCGACATGGACCTGGAGCAGGGCTGCCACGCGGAGGCGGTCTCGGAGCTGACGGCGCTGACCGCGGCGCACCCGCTGCGGGAGCGGCTGCGGGAGCTGCTGATGCTCGCGCTGTACCGCAGCGGCCGTCAGGCGGAGGCGCTGGCGGTGTACGCGGACACGCGGCGCCTGCTGGCGGACGAGCTGGGTGTGGACCCGCGCCCGGGCCTGAAGGAGCTCCAGCAGCGGATCCTGCAGGCGGACCCCGGCCTCGCGGCGCCGTCGGCGCCGGTGGCCGAGCCGCCGACGGCCCCGGTGCGCCCGGCGCAACTCCCGGCGACCGTGCCCGACTTCACGGGCCGTTCCGCCTTCGTCTCGGAGCTGAGCGAGGTCCTCGCCTCGGCCGAGGGCCGGGTGATGGCGGTGTCGGCGGTGGCGGGCATCGGCGGCGTGGGCAAGACGACGCTCGCGGTGCACGTGGCCCACCAGGCGCGCACCGCCTTCCCCGACGGGCAGCTCTACGTCGACCTCCAGGGCGCGGGCGCGCGGGCGGCGGAGCCGGAGACGGTCCTGGGCTCGTTCCTGCGCGCCCTGGGCACGGCGGACTCGGCGATCCCGGACTCGCTGGAGGAGCGGGCGGCGCTGTACCGGTCCGTGCTGGACGGCCGCCGGGTCCTGGTCCTGCTGGACAACGCCCGTGACGCGGCCCAGGTCCGCCCGCTGCTGCCGGGCATGGAGGGCTGCGCGGCGCTGGTGACGTCCCGGGTGCGGATGGTGGACCTGGCCGGTGCCCATCTGGTCGACCTGGACGTGATGTCCCCGGAGGAGGCGCTGTCCCTCTTCACGAAGATCGTGGGCGAGGAGCGGGTGGCGTCCGAGCGAGAGGCGGCGCTCGACGTGGTCGCGGCGTGCGGTTTCCTGCCGCTGGCGATCCGCATCGCGGCGTCCCGGCTCGCGGCACGCCGTACGTGGACGGTGTCCGTACTCGCCGCCAAGCTCGCGGACGAGCGGCGCCGGCTGGACGAACTCCAGGCCGGGGACCTGGCCGTGAAGGCGACCTTCGAGCTGGGGTACGGCGCACTGGACGCGACCCAGGCCCGGGCGTTCCGGCTGCTGGGGCTGGCGGACGGGCCGGACATCTCGCTGGCCGCCGCCGCGGCCGTACTGGACCTGCCGGTGGAGGAGACGGAGGACCTGCTGGAGTCCCTCGTCGACACCTCGCTGCTGGAGTCGGCGGCGCCCGGGCGGTACCGGTACCACGATCTGGTGCGGCTCTACGCGCGTGCGTGCGCGGAGCGGGACGAGTGGCCGCCGAGCGAGCGGGATGCGGCGCTGTCGCGGCTGCTGGACTTCTATCTGGCCACGGCCGCGGGAGTTTACGCGATCGAGCGGCCGGGGGATCGGTTGGTGGATCATCTGGCGGCGACCGAGTATCCAGGGCTGACGTTCGAGGACCGGCATCACGCTCAGGACTGGTTGTACTCGGAGGCCGTCTGCCTGCTCGCGTGTGTGCGTCAGTCCACAGCTCCCCACCAGTTGAGGCGTGCCGTCGACCTGCTCTGGCTGGCCATCGACCTCACCGAGTCGGGCGCGAACTCCAAGGAGTACGAAGCGACAGCGGCCTCCATGCGCGCCGCGGCGCACGCCGCCGGAGACCAACGGGCGCAAGCCCGGGCCCTCGTGACCCTGGCCAACGGCCATCACCTTTCGGGCAGCCACTTCGAGCTCGCGGATCAGGAGGCCGCCGACGCGGTGCAGCTGGCAGAGGCCGCGGGGGATCCGCTCCCCCGTTGCTGGGCGTCCAACATGCTGGGCATCATCGCGCTCTACCAGAGCAGGTACGAGGACGGCGAGACACACCTGACCCGCGCCATAGAGAGCTTCCGCTCCTGCGAGGATCGCCCGGGCGAGGCCAGCGCCCTGTGCAACCTGTCGCGGATCCATCTCGCCATGGGGCACACCGACAGCGCGGTGTCCCTGGCCGAGCAGGGCACCGCCATGTACGACGACATGGGGCACGCGCTGAAGGGAGCCAACGGCCGGTACGCGCTGGGCCTCGCACTCACCCAAAGCGGTCAGCTGGATCAAGCCGCCGATCGGCTGGGGCAGGCGCTCGAAGTCTTCCAGGACAGCCGACAACGCCTCTGGGAGGGTATGACCCTCTTCCGTCTCGCCGAGGTCGACCTGGCCGCCCTGCGCCCGGGGCAGGCCGCGGCCAACGCGGAACTGGCACTGACCGTGCTCCGCGGAATCGGCGGTGAGTGGCGGCGCGGCAACGTACTCACCGTGCTGGGGCGGGCCTTGAGCGGCATCGGGCAGACCGGTCGTGCTCAGGTCTGCTGGCAGGAAGCTCTGGAGATCTTCGAGGAGCTCAAGGCCCCCGAGGCCGAAGAAGTACGAGCACTGCTCCAGCCTCTTACCCTCGCCTGA